One segment of Synchiropus splendidus isolate RoL2022-P1 chromosome 4, RoL_Sspl_1.0, whole genome shotgun sequence DNA contains the following:
- the lum gene encoding lumican: MFPLRVPLVAVFISVVLSQNYDYDYQPIPMRGPSGPNCNQECDCPINFPTAMYCDSRKLKFVPAVPTGIKYLYLQDNQIDGIKAGVFDNVTADLRWLVLDNNQITNKNIEKGTIDKLTGLEKLFFSYNNLTEAVVPPSKSLDEVKITHNMLSKVPAGLLSDKENLTSINLQHNQLTSDGISGAFKGSKKLLSLDVSHNKLKKLPAGVPESLEILYADYNDIEGVPAGYLGKVPALQYLRISHNKLVDSGIPAGVFNVTSLVELDLSFNKLKSIPEINQQLEQYYLQANEINKFDIASFCKYVSPTDFSHLKHLRLDANNITQSSMPPESSNCLRQAVEIMFE; the protein is encoded by the exons ATGTTTCCTCTGCGTGTCCCCCTAGTGGCCGTGTTCATCAGCGTGGTTCTGAGTCAGAACTACGACTACGACTACCAGCCCATCCCCATGCGCGGCCCCTCGGGCCCCAACTGCAACCAAGAGTGCGACTGCCCCATCAACTTCCCCACCGCCATGTACTGCGACAGCCGCAAGCTGAAGTTCGTGCCGGCGGTGCCCACGGGGATCAAGTACCTGTACCTGCAGGACAACCAGATCGACGGGATCAAGGCGGGAGTCTTCGACAACGTCACGGCCGACCTGCGCTGGTTGGTGCTGGACAACAACCAGATCACCAACAAGAACATCGAGAAGGGGACCATCGACAAACTGACCGGCCTGGAGAAGCTGTTCTTCAGCTACAACAACCTGACCGAGGCGGTGGTCCCTCCGTCCAAGTCCCTGGACGAGGTGAAGATCACGCACAACATGCTGAGCAAGGTTCCCGCCGGACTGCTGAGCGACAAGGAGAACCTGACCTCCATCAACCTGCAGCACAACCAGCTGACGTCGGACGGCATCTCAGGGGCCTTCAAGGGCTCCAAGAAACTTCTGTCCCTGGACGTGAGCCACAACAAGCTGAAGAAGCTGCCGGCCGGCGTCCCCGAGTCGCTGGAGATCCTGTACGCCGACTACAACGACATCGAGGGCGTCCCAGCCGGCTACCTGGGCAAGGTGCCGGCGCTGCAGTACCTCCGGATCTCCCACAACAAGCTGGTGGACTCGGGAATCCCCGCCGGGGTCTTCAACGTGACGTCGCTGGTGGAGCTGGACCTGTCTTTCAACAAGCTCAAGTCCATCCCTGAGATcaaccagcagctggagcagtaCTACCTCCAAGCTAATGAGATCAACA agtTCGACATCGCCAGCTTCTGCAAGTATGTCAGCCCCACCGACTTCTCCCACCTCAAGCACCTGCGGCTGGACGCCAACAACATCACGCAGAGCAGCATGCCTCCCGAGTCCTCCAACTGCCTGCGCCAGGCCGTGGAGATCATGTTCGAGTGA